The genomic interval TATCAATGGCTAAAACTTTTGAAAAAATGAGTATAAAGCAAATCGCCCCCATTTTGAGAAATCTTGATGATCAGACAGTAATGATGATTTACACAAATACGGGTAATCGTTTTAAAAAGAATATTTTATTGGCGGTTAATGAAAAAAGGGCAGCACTAATTACAAAAGAATTTATCAATAATTGAGCAAAAAATATGAAAAACAATAATGTTTCAGTAGCATCAAAAAAAATGATGGGTTTGAATACTTTGGTTAATAAACTCGGAAAATCTTCTTCAATTGGTTCCGGGAAAGGATTTGCTGCATTTATTGATACACTAATCACAAATCTGAAATCCGCCAAATCTGAAAAACCTTTAGTGAATGATCGGCTGGCAACACCTGCATTAATCTCAAAAAGTAATGGACTTTTTGGCAATACACCATCAGAAAAAAATACGCAGTTAATCTTTGAATCTGACAAATCTGTTGAAGGAATAAATACGCATGTTTCTAAAGAAAAGAAAGCACTACTTCAAATAGACAACGATGTTATGGCAGAAACGTCAGTTGCTTCATTGTTAAACAGTTTTGAAAAAATCAATCAACTTGAAATTGGTAAGCCAGCTGAAAAAATAAAATTAGTGGATAATTCTACTGATAATTCTGAAACCAAAATTATGGCCAGGTCCACTTTCAAATCTTTTATAAAAGAATTAAAAAACAATTCACTAAACAACCCTACAGAAAATAAAGTTGTAAAAAAATTATTGAAAGAGCCGGTGCCGGTTCAGAAAGCTGTCTATTCAATTATAAAGGAAATTGCAGAATTATCTGTTAAACAAACTGTCATATCAAATGTGAATGTTCCTGATAAATCAGGTTTAAAAAATAACGAAACGTTGATTCAGAAACCTAAAACCGCGATAAGTTTGAAAAATAGCAAAGAATTTATCTCAGACAGTAAGAGTGCAGCTTCTAAAAAAATAGCATCCAATAGCAAACCACTTGCAAATGAAATAGCCAAAAACACTCCGGATACTAATAGCCAAAAGCTTAAAAGTTTAGCTGTGAAAAATGAAGCTTCAAAAGTAGTGAATACAGCTGCGGCGAAACAGGATAATAAAATTGATGTGCTTAAAAATTTAGGGGTAAAAAATAACAGTACACCACAAAATAATGAGAATTCAAAAGCGGAAATAAAAATCAAAACCGCACCTGCACCTGTAGTAAATAAAAATGTAATTTTAAAAAACCAAAGTCTACAAACCGCTGAAATATTGACAAAAACATCAAGTGAAAATATTGACTTTGATGTTGAAGAAAAAAAAGAAACAAAGTTTATTTATGTCGGCAGAAAGGATAACAAAAACCGTGTTTCTGTAGAAGTTAAAAACAACCAGGCCATTGTAACTGCCCACAATATTAACAAAAAAAACCTCTCAAAAGCTTCAGGATATATAAAAAGCTTAGTTAGAAATAATTTTGAAAAGCCGGGAACTACTGAGGCAAAAAATGGATATGTAAAAACAATTTTAAAAGAAGAGCAAAGTGCGAAAACAGCGGTAAACGAAAACATCAAAAGCGACTTTTTAAAGAAGACTGTATCAAATATTTCAAAAAGAGAAGAGCTAAAAGTGGCTGCTCAGCGATCTGTAAAATCGAATATTAAAAATATCCACCGTGAAAAAAATGAGCCTAAAGTCATTATTAAAACAGAGAAAGTTTTTACAACAAAATCTGTGCAACAAAATTTGAAAACAGAGGCCAATCAGCAACCATTAGAAATCTCTAAAACTGATAATAAACCAATCGTAAAAGAGATAATTGATTTCAATGTAAATAAAAATCTGAAAGTAAAGTTTGTTTTTACAGATGAGGTTGTTAAGGAAGTCCGTAAGCCAAAAATAAATCAACATCAAGAAAATAAACCTGATAAAACATTTAGTAGAAACGAACCACTTAAAAATTTCTCTTTGAATGAACTTTTAAGAAATAATGGTTTTAGGGGGGAATTCTCAAAATCTGTTAAATCAAATCCTGTAAAAGTAACAACAGGGGAAACTACTGTTGTAAATGATTTGAATTTAACAAACCCGGTTAAGAAAAATGAAAAATCCAGGGTTAACACACATAATGATAAAAGAGAAACTAATTCGTTTTTAAAAGATGATAATTCCTTTGAGAATCAGGTAAAACCAACAAAAAAAATAGAAACTAATTCCGTAACAAAAGAAATCTCAAAAAATACTTTTCAAACCAATTTTTCATCTGAACCAATAAGCGGGAAACCAGAAAAATTACAATCAATTAATGATGAAAACTTTAACAGCAACGTAACAAAAAAAGATTCTCAGAACGAGGTACCTTTGGTGCGTACAGTCGAAGAAGCGATTGTGAGTAATAACCAAGCGCCAAAAGTAACCAATGCAGTTTTTACTAAACCGGTTGTACAGGCCAAGTACATTTCCGGAATTATTCAAAGTTATTATGACTCATCAAACCAGGCATTTACTCAAAGCCAGGTTGTGGTTGATGCCGGTAAAATGGGTAGCCTGGATATACGCCTAAACAAGGATTCAGGCTCACAGACTATTTTAATATTGGTGGAAAATGATACAATTAAAACAGAAATGGCGCGCATTCTACCGCATCTTGCTGAAAGTTTACAAAGCAAAGGTGTGCCAATAAATTCAGTAAATATCGATATTGGACAATCCTGGAATAAAAATAATAAACGGAATAATAATAAAAACAATTCTAAACAAAATCTTTCACAAACAATGGAGGGAATAAATGATAAAGACGCCACCATAAACTCAAAGAAATATTATGGTTATAATACCATGGATATAACCGCATAAATTAAAGAAGGATAAATAATGGATATAACACAAGTAACAAGTTCGAACTCGGCAACAACAGATAACCTTTCCAACGTTTTTGAAAACGATTTGGGTAAAGAAGAGTTTCTGAACTTGCTAGTTGCGCAACTCCAGAATCAGGATCCGTTAAACCCGATGGAGGGGCAGGAGTTTGCCTCCCAACTGGCGCAGTTTAGCTCTGTTGAGCAGTTAACAAGTATTGATGGCAATATTGAAGACAGTATTAATACTGATTTTGTATTGAGCCAAACAATTAACAATACATTAGCAACGACCTTAATAGGAAAGCAGATTACAGCTTTGGGAAACCAGGTGGAATTACAGCCTGATACGCCGGTGAACCTTCATTTTGAGTTGGCTGATTTTACTGAAAATGTAAGTGTTAATGTAATGGATGCTGCCGGGAATATTGTACGTACTATAGAAGCAAATAATCTCTCTTCAGGAATTCAATCTGTGGAATGGGACGGCCTTGATAAAGATGGACTGGAATTACCTGAAGGAACTTATACTTTTGAAGTTGATGCAACAGACAATGAAGGAACGGCTATTGATGTACAAGAACTCATTCGTGGCTTTGCTGGATCGTTGCAATATGAAGGCGGGCAGGCGATGTTCAAGATTGGCAATATACGGGTTAATTTTGGTGATGTATTAGAAATATCAAGTGGATTAGGAGCATAATATGAAAGTTGCTGATCTTCAAATGCGGGCCAATATGTACCCGCTTCAGAATGATAAAATAAACCAGGCAAAAACAGGTGCCGCGCAAAAAGCTGATCAGGCCACAGCCGGGATTAATTTTGCAGATATCCTGCAGAAAAATGTAGAAGAAAACAGTACTGTTCAGTTTTCTGCCCATGCTGTAAAAAGGCTTGAAGAACGTTCTTTACCGGTTACAACAAATGATATTGAACGTTTAAATGCCGGTGTAAAGCAGGTTGATGCCAAAGGTGGAAAAAATTCACTGATTATGGTTGATGATACGGCATTTGTAGTAAGTGTTCGCAACAAAACAGTTATAACGGCAATTGATAAAACACTTACTGCGAGTAATGTATTTACAAACATTGACAGTGTGGCTTTTGTGTAGCACTCGTCTCCTGATGATGAAGTAGGGAAGGGAAGTAAGAAGTTGGAAGTGAGAGACAAAATAAATAAATAATCATTAAATCGGGCTGGACCCAATAATCGGATAAACCGTAGGGAAGCCCTTGAACTCCGCTGACTGATTGAGGCGGAACAAACTCAAGGAGAGTATTATGTTAAAGGCATTGCAATCTGGCGTTTCCGGATTAAGAAATCATCAAATGAAGATTGATGTATTAGGTAACAATATTGCAAACGTAAACACTGTTGGTTTTAAAGGCGGACGTATCATGTTTTCAGAAGCACTAAACCAAACTGTTAAGAATGCAACCCCAGGTTCAGGAACAGGTTTTATAAATCCTGTGCAGGTTGGATTGGGGATGAATACATCTTCAATAGAAAACATTTTTACGCAAGGTGGTTTGGAAAATACAGGTGTTATTACTGATTTAGCATTGGAAGGCGAAGGTTTTTTCATGGTGAAATCCGGTGAGAACAACCTTTATACGCGTTCAGGAAATTTTTTCTTTAACTCTGATGGCAAGCTTGTAAATACTAAAGGTCTTGCAGTTCAAGGTTGGCAATTAAATGGATCGCAAACAACTGGTGGATTGGGAGTAGGAAACACTGAAGATATAGTTATTGATTCAGGATTAGTATCTCCGGCTGAGTCAACTCAAAATGTTTACATGAATGGAAACATCAATGCGGGAAACAGGACTGTTGCTGAAATCTGGCAATCACCTAGTGCTTTTGCCAATAAAGCCATTGCAACCGGTACTGCCGGAGTACCAGCTTTCCCAATGCCAATAGATGGTACAAATAATGAATTGACAATAAATATTCAGGATAACCCAACCTCAACAATCGCTGGAGATCTTACATTGACAGCAGGAACTTATGCGGATTTGAATGCACTTGTGGCAGAGCTTAATACACAGATAGCGGCCACAGCGAATATCAGCACACGAGTTGAAGCCGTAAATAATGGTGGAACTTTAGAATTTCACCAATTAAATGGGACATCATCAACTACTATAAGCCTAAGTGATGGAACAAACACGGCTTTAGCAACAATCGGATATGCAGATGGTGATAGTGCAACAGCATCCATAGCAGATAGCACAACTGCTTTGAACAACTTGTTGGGAGTTAGTACTTTTTCTGAGTCCCTAACCAATGGCGATACTATTGAAATCTCGGGTACAAATCCTGATGGTTCTGTAGTAACTGCAACATTTACTTACGGAGCTGCAAATGATGGTACAACACTTGGTGAATTGGCAACAATAGTTGAAAGTAGCTTTAGTGGCGTAACTGTTACTATAGATTCAGGTACCCTGGTAGTAACAGATAATGTTGCTGGGGATAGCTCAACAACAGTAAACCTTTCCAATGGTTCAAGTAACATAGGTTCCGTAACATTCCCAGGTTTTACAAATACAGTTCCGGGAAATACTGGAACAGCCACAACATCTGTACTTGTTTATGATTCGTTGGGAGCAAGCCATAACCTGATTTTAGAATTTACCAATACAGAAAATGCCAATGAATGGACATGGGAGGCTACAACAACAGGCGATAGCAGTGTTGCAAGTGGCGGAACAGGCCGTGTTACATTTGACGAAAACGGGAATATGACATCATTCAGCCATGATGGCGGTGTAAGCCAATTGACTTTGAACCCAGGTAATGGAGCTGATCAGGTAGATATTTTATTGCATGCAGAAAGCTCAGATGAGTTTAGCGGCTTGTCCCAATTTGATTCGGTTTCGACACTTAATGTTCGTGAGCAGGATGGAAAATCAACAGGCGCATTGATTGGAATCACTATCGACCGTGATGGAATTATTTCAGGATCGTTCAGTAATGGTGACATTTCAAGTATGGCCAAAATTGCGATTGCACAATTTCCAAACAATATAGGCCTTAGTGACTTAGGTGACGGCTTATATGCAACGAGTATTGCATCAGGCGATCCACAAATATTAAATCCTGATAGCGATGCAACATCATCGATTGTTTCTGGTGCATTGGAAATGTCTAATGTTGATTTGGCTGATGAATTTACAGAGCTGATTACGGCGCAGAGAGGATTTCAGGCGAATGCGAAAATTATAACAACCGCCGATTCCATTCTTGACGAAGTAATTAGGTTAAAACGATAATTAACTGATTCACAGGCTATCCCATATTTGGGGTAGCCTTTAATTAAAACAAAGAGGTAATCACGTGGAACTGGGTACAGTTGTCGGTTTAGTGAGCGGTGTAATACTTGTTTTCACTACTATTTTTCTTGGTGGGGAAATGATGTCATTCCTTGATATCGCATCATTCCTGGTTGTTGTTGGAGGTGCGATTGCCGCTACGTTTGTGGCTATCCCTTTTGGTGATGTGCTTAGCGTGGCCAATATTACAAAAAATGCATTCTTTGGGAAAAAGATTGATTATGTCCAGGTGATTGAAGTTGTAGTTGATTTGGCAAAGAAAGCAAGACGTGAAGGCCTTTTAGCAGTAGATAAGGAAGTTAACAAAATTGAAAATGAGTTTCTGAAAACCGGTATGGAAATGGTGGTTGATGGTACAGAACCGGAGCTAATAAAAAAAGTGATGAATACAGAGCTGTCTTATCTAATGGATCGTCATTCAAAAGGACAGGCTCTTTATACTACACTGGGTATGTATTCTCCGGCATTTGGTATGATTGGTACTTTGATTGGCTTGATTGCCATGCTGCAAAATTTAGATGATCCGGCTGCGATTGGACCTGGTATGGCCGTTGCCTTAATTACAACATTTTATGGTGCTTTGATTGCCAACCTTGTATTTTTACCCATGGCAACAAAGCTGGCAAATATGTCTGGGAGTGAAATTTTAGAAAAAGAAATGATCATCGAAGGTGTGTTGGCAATTCAGTTTGGTGAGCACCCAAATACGATCAGTAGAAAATTACTAAATTTTATACCGCCTAAATTGCGTGAAGGATTTAACGGAGATGCTAAAGCAGCGTAAAAAAGCAGACGTAAAAAGTAAGATGTAAAATGAAGCAACAATTAGGGATGCAGTGAAATATCAATTGTCAGGCTGTGGAACAAAGCATCGTATTGTTATAAAAATGGAACATAAACTTGAAAAGATTAAAGCAATTTAATTGTGACCGGGGTACATTTTATTCAATACCTCATCACTCCAATAAATAATTATGAGCGACGAACAAAAAGAAAAACCAGAACTTGAAGAACCAACCGCACCATTTTGGATGACAACCTATGGTGATATGGTTACATTATTAATGGTGTTCTTTATCTTAATCCTATCATTTTCAACCATCCAGCTAGAAAAATTTAAAGGTGCGATGAGCTCTATGAAAGGGGCATTGGGTGTTTTACCTGAAAACATTAGTACCTACAAAAAACAGCAGGATCCAAATTACGAGGATTTTGAATCTAAAAAGAGGCAAGAGCTAATTGATACCATGAACGATGTGGAAGAAATTTTAGAGAAAATGGGGCTGGCTGAAATGGTTGATCTTGAATTTACAGGGGAAGGTGTAATGGTGCGTATGGGTGATGATTTGCTTTTTGACAGCGGCAAGGCGCGTATAAAAAACCAGGCTACCCCGGTGATGGATATTGTAGTGCAGGCTTTTAAAGGAAAATTTAAAGATATCTATGTAGAAGGTCATACCGATAATATCCCCATTAAAAGTTTAAAATACCCTTCAAACTGGGAACTCTCCGCAGCACGATCTATGAGCGTAATAAAATATTTAAATAAAAAAGGGAAAATCCCACCTACTAAACTGACTGCCGTTGGCCATGGTGAACATAGACCATTGGTTGATAATAATACCCGTGGAAACCGGGCTAAAAATCGCCGGGTGGAAATGTTCTTTAAAATGTAATCCAAATTTCAACAGGAAAAACTTTCCCTTCTGCAAAGAAATAAATTTCCTTCATAATATTTTTATTAATTCTATTTGTTAACAACTAATCCTCCCTTAAGCCTAATAAAATCAGCATATATGCATGTTTTAGGTTTTTCGATCCTTGTAAAATAATTTCTTTAAACAATTGGCACAGAAGTTGATAAATAGTGGGCATATAGTTTTACATATTTTTCTGAGCAGTGCTTAAAAGCAGCCCTTTGGAATAACCACCTCCAATACAAAGAATGCTTTCTTAAACACAGCATAACAGGCAAGAAAAGTTTCAAGGATCAAAAAAGGAAATGATATGGCAGATGAAGTAGAAGGAAAAGAAGAGGTTGTTGAAGAACAGGAACCCGAGAAAAAATCGAGCAAAGCTGGTCTGTATATAGCGATTATTGTGGTACAACTGCTCGTAGCCGGTTTTCTGATTTGGAAATTTGTTATGCCGGAATACAACGAATTAACAGAACTAAATGATCAGGTTGCTCAGCAAGAAGAAGGGGCAGAAAATGATGAAGATGAAGAAGGCCCAAAAGAACTGGGTTTAATGTATAAAATAGAAAACTTAACGGTTAATCCAAAAGGCACTCGTGGTATGCGCTATGCTGTTTTTGAATTTTCCTTGGAAGTTCCCAGTGAGGAGGAAATGGCAACTCTTGATAAATATAAGACGGTTCTTATAGATAATTACATCGCATATTTTAGAAACAGGACAATGAAAGATCTGGCCAATGACTCATTGTTGGATTCTTTGAAATTAGATATCTCAGATATTGCTAATAATGTTTTAGGCGATGAGCTGGTAAACAATGTGTATTTTACTCGTTTTGTATTAGAATAGATTGGAATTCTTAAATGGCAAAAATATTATCACAAGATGAAATTGATGCGTTGTTATCGAATGTTTCCGGGGAAGAAGAAGAACTGGAGGCAGAACAGAACCAGAAGGTTTCATTATACGATTTTAAACATCCAAACCTTGTTTCAAAAGAGCAGATGCGTTTGCTCGAAAATATCCACGAAGGCGTATGCCGGAATTTCGGTGTCTTTCTCTCCGCACAGCTACGGATGATTGTTGAAATGAATTTATTGGCAATAGACCAGATCATGTATTCAGAATTTGTAATGTCAATTGCGCCGCCAAGCTGCATTTATGTAATGAAAGTCCAAAATCCGGAATCTTCTTTTGTATTAGAAGTAAATCCAACACTTTCTATTTTTATAGTTGAACGACTATTTGGTGGAAGAGGTGGATTCGTCTCTACAGTAAGGCCAATCTCGATTATTGAGCAGAAAATAATGAACCGGGTCATAGACCGAATCGGAATAGAAATAAATAAAAATTGGGAAAGCATTGCACCGTTCAATTGCAATATAAACCGGTTTGAAAGTAACCCTGAATTTGTTCAGATCGTTCCTTCAAATGAACCGGTTGTTGTGGCTTCCATGGAAGTAAAAATCCATGGCAATTCAACTTTAATGAACATCTGCTATCCTTATATGATGATCTCCAATATTGTTTCTACACCTGAGGTTCAGGAAAAAATTCTTTTTGGGGCAAAAGAACCAAGCGAAGAAGAGACAGATCTTGTAAAGTTTAACCTGGTAAATACACCCATCCATTTAAAATCATTACTCGGCAAAGGCAAAATCTCTGTTGATGAATTCATAAATCTTAAAAACGGAGATGTTGTAAAACTTGGTACCCGCACCGACCAGTCTCTGCCTTTATTTGCAAATAATAAACATATGTATAACTCGATAGTTGGCGTTCATAAAAAAAGATACGCTGTACGGGTTTTAGAAAAAATTCCTGAGGAAAAACATTATGGCGAATAGATATTTTCAAGAAAGGGTTGAGCAAAATATTAATGATGTTCAATCTGTCATAAACAATGCCCTTAACCAAATCCTGAACCGTGAGTTTGAGTTTTCGTTGGAATTCTCAGACCAGGCTGATATTAACCCAATAATTACTGCTGAGTCTTATCCAAGTATTGCAGTTACTTTTACATCAGGACCAGACCACAAAACAATACAACACATTATTCTTCTCGAACCTGCATTCTTATTAAAATTTTATGCCTGGATGTTGATGGATGAACCGGCAGAAGAAGTGTCCGATGATCATTTTGATGGGCTAAAAGAAGGGCTTGAGCAAGTATTTGGTCAGCTTAAAATGGCTGTTGCAGATGAAAAAGGTAATTTCAATATTACTGGTCTTGAAGTTTTTCCTGCTGAAACGTTTGATGCCGTAAATGAAAAGGTTATTGAAGGTGAAGGCTCTTTTTGCAATTACTCCCTAACAACAGAAGGCGAGACTTATCAACTAAAACAGTTTATGTGGCCGGAAAATCCGGAAATGTTTGTAGAACAGGAAAACCCAATGACCGAGATGCCGCAAGTGGATGATTTACTAAGTAACGATCCTGTTGATATTCAAAGTGCTGAATTTGGAAATATATCCTATTCCGGCACAACACCGGGTGATCCTCAAAATGTTTCTATGTTGTTGGATGTTGAATTAGAGATTCGCGTAGAAATTGACCGCAAAAAAATATTGGTTTCTGATTTGTTAAAACTGGGCAAAGGCTCAATCGTTGAAATGGACAAATCAGCAGGTGAGCCGTTAGATGTTTTTGTAAACGGCCGCAAATTTGCAGAGGGTGAAGTAGTTGTTGTGGATGATAGATTTGGAATTCGTATCACACAGTTAATTAGTCCCAAAGAGCGTGTTAAAAGTTTAGGACAGGCTATCTGATGAGAATTGTCCTGATAATATTTCTTTTATCTTTGGCGCCTGTAATTGGCCAGGAACAAGTGAAGCAAAGCGGGCAGGATTCGCTTTTTCTTTCTGATGGTAAGAAACTTACATTTTCAGATTCGTTGCGAAATGCAGTACCAAAAGAACAAACCAATGTGAGCAGTTATTTATACCAGGTTGTTCTGGTAACATTTTTCTTAGTTTTGTTTCTAATTGGTGGTCTTTTCCTTTATAAGAAATTCATCTTAAAAAACAATACTCCTTATAGTTCCTCAATTAAAGTTATTGCTCGTCAGGCACTATCGGCAAAACAATCTGTTGTGATTGTTGTTATCGAAGGGAAAAAATATGCATTGGGCGTTACTGAACAACAGATTTCTCTCATCTCGGATTTGGGTGAAGTAAACGATCAGGATATAAATTCTATTGAAAATCAGCCCATCGGTTTTGGACAAATATTAAAAAAAATCACTTCAAAAGAATAAATAAATATGTCACGCAAAAGTTTTTTAATCACACTTTTTTTTGTATTGGCCCTTGGCAGTTTTAGCGAAACAGAAGCACAAAACGTTTTGCCAAACCTGACAATTGGAGTGGATCAATCGGATAAGCCGCAAGATCTTGTCCCAACACTGCAAATTGTGTTCATGTTAACAATCCTTAGTCTTGCACCATCCATTTTAATAATGATGACATCCTTTACACGGATTGTAGTGGTTTTCCATTTTTTACGGCAAAGTTTAAACACCCAAACTGTTCCATCTAACCAGATTTTAGTTGGCATGGCCCTGTTTATCTCATTTTTTATTATGCGCCCGGTAATTGATGAAATAAATGACACAGCTTTACAACCATATTTAAATGAGCAAATCTCACAAGCCGAAGCGCTTGATAAAGCTGCCAAACCAATTCGTGCATTTATGTTAAAACAAACCAGGGAGCAAGATCTATTGCTTTTTGTGGATTTGAGGGAAGATCGTGAAAGGCCGAAAACAGTAGATGATATACCACTTTCGACATTAATCCCCGCATTTATTATAAGTGAATTGAAAACGGCATTTCAGATTGGATTTCTGCTTTATTTGCCAATGCTGCTTATAGATATGGTGGTTGGTAGCGTTTTGCTATCCATGGGTATGATGATGCTGCCGCCTGTAATGATTGCAATGCCTTTTAAACTTCTACTGTTTGTTCTTGTTGATGGTTGGTATCTCGTTGTAGAATCTTTAGTAAAAGGATTTTGACATGACTGTGGATTTTGTGATTTATATAGCCCGCGAAGCATTGATGACTGCTTTGTTTATTCTAATGCCTATCCTGGGAACAGGATTGGTTATCGGTTTAATCATTGGGATTTTCCAGGCAACAACCCAAATAAACGAAATGACCCTGAGTTTTGTGCCAAAAATCATCTCAGTTTTTTTGGTGATATTTTTGTTTATGCCCTGGTTTCTTGATTTGATGATGGGTTTTATGCGTGAAATTTTTGAACAGGTTGCCTTGATGGGGCAGGTAAAACAATAAAAGTAGGGAGCCATCTCCAGATGGCGAAACAAATAATAAAAAAAGAAAGATTAAAAATTAAAACTAACAATAATCCAGGAAGTAAGAAGTGAGAAGTGGAAAGTAGGAGTTGTTTTGAACAACGATATGAAAAGACAAAAGAAAAAAGAAAAAGCTTAAAATGAAAACAAATCGCACACTATTCAGCATCCTCGTAAAAGCACAGGATTTTGCAAAAAATGCTCAACCAGTTTCAAGGAATTAAAACTTATGTTTGAAGTACCGGATCAAATACAAAATTGGCTGCCATTTACAATGCTGGTTTTTGTCAGGCTTTCTGCCATGATGATAACCATGCCGATTTTTGGATATTCAACCGTTGCTCCACGAATCCGGATTACAATTGCTGTAATTTTGACATTAATAATTTCCCCAATTGTTGGTGAAAATTTCCAAACTGAATATACATCACTGGCCGTATTGGTTGTTGATATTATGCGTGAAATAATGATTGGGCTTATCATTGGCTTTGGGGCACGGTTAATCTTTGAAGTGTTCACCCTGGCCGGAGGATTTGTAAGTTTTCAGATGGGATTGGCCATTATGAACATACTGGATCCAAACAGCGGAAACAGTGCGCCGGTCATAGGAAATTTCTGGTTAATGGTGATGATCACATTTTTTGTTGTTACAGATAGTCATCACTTTTTGCTGGAAGTGATTTACTACAATTTTAGCGCAATTCCATTAAATGAAGCAAAATTTGATCCTGCAACAGGGCAGTACATTGTTAAGGCCGGATCATTAATGTATGAACTCGCTGTTCGTTTTGCAGCACCGATGATGGTATTAATGCTGTTAGCAGATGTAGCTATTGCCTTTGCAGCACGCGTTATGCCTCAACTAAATATATTTTTTATAAGTCTTCCCATGAAAATTGGAGTTGGCTTATTTATGGTACTGATTTCTTTAAAAATTTTTCAAACTATGTTCGGTTATATCTATAACAATTTTGAAGGGCTTACTTTGGATATAATCACTGCGGTAAAAGGGTAAGTTATGGCAGAAAATGAAAATGGCCAGGAGAAAACCGAACAGCCGAGTGGGAAGCGGCTGGAAGAAGCTACCGAGAAAGGGGATGTAGCAAAAAGTACGGAGCTAAACTCCGTGGCGGTGATTGTAGCAGTGTTACTGATTTTTAAAAATTATTCCGGTTTTATGGGAGAAAATTTACAGGGTTATATGGGCTATATGTATCAACATTCATCTTTACTAACAATCACATCAATCACTATAAGTGATGTTATGTTTTTGACATTGAGCGCATTCGCAGGTGTTGTTGGCCCGGTTTTAATCGGCGTTTTGTTATTAGCGGTAATTAGCAATGTTGGCCAGGTGGGGTTCATTTTTGCGGGTAAGGCCCTAATCCCGGAT from Calditrichota bacterium carries:
- the fliM gene encoding flagellar motor switch protein FliM produces the protein MAKILSQDEIDALLSNVSGEEEELEAEQNQKVSLYDFKHPNLVSKEQMRLLENIHEGVCRNFGVFLSAQLRMIVEMNLLAIDQIMYSEFVMSIAPPSCIYVMKVQNPESSFVLEVNPTLSIFIVERLFGGRGGFVSTVRPISIIEQKIMNRVIDRIGIEINKNWESIAPFNCNINRFESNPEFVQIVPSNEPVVVASMEVKIHGNSTLMNICYPYMMISNIVSTPEVQEKILFGAKEPSEEETDLVKFNLVNTPIHLKSLLGKGKISVDEFINLKNGDVVKLGTRTDQSLPLFANNKHMYNSIVGVHKKRYAVRVLEKIPEEKHYGE
- the fliN gene encoding flagellar motor switch protein FliN, which encodes MANRYFQERVEQNINDVQSVINNALNQILNREFEFSLEFSDQADINPIITAESYPSIAVTFTSGPDHKTIQHIILLEPAFLLKFYAWMLMDEPAEEVSDDHFDGLKEGLEQVFGQLKMAVADEKGNFNITGLEVFPAETFDAVNEKVIEGEGSFCNYSLTTEGETYQLKQFMWPENPEMFVEQENPMTEMPQVDDLLSNDPVDIQSAEFGNISYSGTTPGDPQNVSMLLDVELEIRVEIDRKKILVSDLLKLGKGSIVEMDKSAGEPLDVFVNGRKFAEGEVVVVDDRFGIRITQLISPKERVKSLGQAI
- a CDS encoding flagellar biosynthetic protein FliO, which gives rise to MRIVLIIFLLSLAPVIGQEQVKQSGQDSLFLSDGKKLTFSDSLRNAVPKEQTNVSSYLYQVVLVTFFLVLFLIGGLFLYKKFILKNNTPYSSSIKVIARQALSAKQSVVIVVIEGKKYALGVTEQQISLISDLGEVNDQDINSIENQPIGFGQILKKITSKE
- the fliP gene encoding flagellar type III secretion system pore protein FliP (The bacterial flagellar biogenesis protein FliP forms a type III secretion system (T3SS)-type pore required for flagellar assembly.), which translates into the protein MSRKSFLITLFFVLALGSFSETEAQNVLPNLTIGVDQSDKPQDLVPTLQIVFMLTILSLAPSILIMMTSFTRIVVVFHFLRQSLNTQTVPSNQILVGMALFISFFIMRPVIDEINDTALQPYLNEQISQAEALDKAAKPIRAFMLKQTREQDLLLFVDLREDRERPKTVDDIPLSTLIPAFIISELKTAFQIGFLLYLPMLLIDMVVGSVLLSMGMMMLPPVMIAMPFKLLLFVLVDGWYLVVESLVKGF
- the fliQ gene encoding flagellar biosynthesis protein FliQ translates to MTVDFVIYIAREALMTALFILMPILGTGLVIGLIIGIFQATTQINEMTLSFVPKIISVFLVIFLFMPWFLDLMMGFMREIFEQVALMGQVKQ
- the fliR gene encoding flagellar biosynthetic protein FliR, producing MFEVPDQIQNWLPFTMLVFVRLSAMMITMPIFGYSTVAPRIRITIAVILTLIISPIVGENFQTEYTSLAVLVVDIMREIMIGLIIGFGARLIFEVFTLAGGFVSFQMGLAIMNILDPNSGNSAPVIGNFWLMVMITFFVVTDSHHFLLEVIYYNFSAIPLNEAKFDPATGQYIVKAGSLMYELAVRFAAPMMVLMLLADVAIAFAARVMPQLNIFFISLPMKIGVGLFMVLISLKIFQTMFGYIYNNFEGLTLDIITAVKG